A genomic region of Pseudorca crassidens isolate mPseCra1 chromosome 10, mPseCra1.hap1, whole genome shotgun sequence contains the following coding sequences:
- the LOC137232206 gene encoding transcription elongation factor A protein-like 4 has protein sequence MENKEQPLVAGKPGVACTVEDKEKLENKGRADLRGKTEDEEVLKDKEKPESEAKPKEGNPESEGKPVSEGKPVSEGKPVSEGKPKEEKPASKPRAAGKCPAGDDVPRKAKRKTNKGLAQCLKEYKEAIHDMHLSNEAMIREFDEMARVEDEV, from the coding sequence ATGGAAAACAAAGAACAGCCACTGGTTGCGGGAAAGCCGGGAGTAGCTTGTACTGTGGAAGACAAGGAAAAGTTAGAAAACAAGGGAAGGGCAGATCTCAGGGGAAAGACAGAAGATGAGGAAGTACTAAAGGATAAGGAAAAGCCAGAGAGTGAGGCAAAGCCAAAAGAAGGAAATCCAGAGAGTGAGGGAAAGCCAGTGAGCGAGGGAAAGCCCGTAAGTGAGGGAAAGCCAGTGAGCGAGGGaaagccaaaagaagaaaagccagCCAGCAAACCAAGGGCTGCAGGAAAGTGCCCAGCTGGGGATGATGTACCCAGGAAGgccaaaagaaaaaccaacaagGGGCTGGCTCAGTGTCTCAAGGAATACAAGGAGGCCATACATGATATGCATTTGAGCAATGAAGCGATGATAAGAGAATTTGACGAGATGGCCAGGGTGGAGGATGAGGTGTAG
- the CCR4 gene encoding C-C chemokine receptor type 4 has product MNPTGIADNTLDESIYNNYYLDESIPKPCTKEGIKAFGELFLPPLYSLVFLFGLLGNSVVVLVLFKYKRLKSMTDVYLLNLAISDLLFVLSLPFWGYYAADQWVFGLGLCKLVSWMYLVGFYSGIFFITLMSIDRYLAIVHAVFSLRARTLTYGVITSVATWAVAVLASLPGLVFSTCYTEHNHTYCKTKYSFNSTRWKVLSSLEINVLGLVIPLGIMLFCYSMIIRTLQHCKNEKKNKAVKMIFAVVVLFLGFWTPYNVVLFLDTLVELEVLQDCTFERHLDYAIQATETLAFVHCCLNPVIYFFLGQKFRKYIVQLFKTCRGTLVLCQYCRFLPIYPDTPSSSYTQSTVDHDLHDAL; this is encoded by the coding sequence ATGAACCCCACGGGTATAGCAGACAACACCCTGGATGAAAGCATCTATAACAATTATTATCTTGATGAAAGCATCCCCAAACCTTGCACCAAGGAAGGTATCAAGGCATTTGGGGAGCTCTTCCTGCCCCCCCTCTACTCCTTGGTCTTTCTGTTTGGTCTGCTTGGAAATTCTGTGGTGGTTCTGGTCCTGTTCAAGTACAAGCGGCTCAAGTCCATGACCGACGTGTACCTGCTCAACCTTGCCATCTCGGACCTGCTCTTTGTGCTCTCGCTCCCTTTCTGGGGCTACTATGCCGCAGACCAGTGGGTGTTCGGGCTCGGCCTCTGCAAGCTAGTTTCCTGGATGTACCTGGTGGGCTTCTACAGTGGCATATTCTTCATCACACTCATGAGCATCGACAGGTACCTGGCCATTGTGCACGCGGTCTTCTCCCTGAGAGCGAGGACGTTGACTTACGGGGTCATCACCAGCGTGGCCACGTGGGCAGTGGCTGTGCTCGCCTCCCTCCCAGGCCTTGTGTTCAGCACGTGTTATACTGAGCACAACCACACCTACTGCAAAACCAAGTATTCTTTCAACTCCACGAGGTGGAAGGTTCTGAGCTCCCTGGAGATCAACGTTCTAGGGCTGGTGATCCCCTTGGGGATCATGCTGTTCTGCTACTCCATGATCATTAGGACCTTGCAGCATTGCAAAAATGAGAAGAAGAACAAGGCAGTGAAGATGATCTTTGCCGTGGTGGTCCTCTTCCTGGGGTTCTGGACCCCTTACAACGTGGTGCTCTTCCTGGACACCCTGGTGGAGCTGGAGGTCCTTCAAGACTGCACCTTTGAGAGGCACCTAGACTATGCCATTCAGGCCACAGAGACATTGGCTTTTGTTCACTGCTGCCTTAATCCGGTCATCTACTTTTTCCTGGGGCAGAAATTTCGCAAGTACATCGTACAGCTCTTCAAAACCTGCCGGGGCACTTTGGTGCTCTGCCAGTACTGTAGGTTCCTCCCGATTTACCCCGACACCCCCAGCTCATCTTACACACAGTCCACGGTGGACCACGATCTCCACGATGCTCTGTAA